The DNA window ttgAACCATTTCAGCAGTAATGCTTTGCTTtggttgctctgtttttttttctttctcgggggggggggttaaaaacaaacaaacatttctttgttaatctaattctttttgttcttttttttttttttttttcgtcaaTTATTAGTTTGCCCAATCTCTCATTGACGGTAAAACACAAGTGGAGGAGTACAACACTGAAATCACAAAGCTCAGGTCCCGACTTTGCCACTACTTATTTTCCTCAATAGGTAAAGATAAAATTAGCTGCCTTCTTTTTCTCTAACATTGGAAAATGTAACTTGTACTTAAACAAATTATATTTTGCAGATCGAACTAGGAAGTGCAGTCAGTGCTGGTGTGTGATTGCAGCCAAAGACCGGGTACACTATGACATGTCCTTAGCCATATAGATTGTTTATTTAATggactttgttcatttgttttttgtttgtttatttcttcttctttttttttttttttaattcacaggTGCAGTGCCAGAAATGTGGTGCATACAAGCACATGCGTTGTTCAAAGTCTGTTTGTGGCATCTGTATCTTCTGTGAGAGTAAGTCACAATATAACTAAACAATgtccaaaaatgtttaaagtgaatttttttttcgtAATTTTGCCTTTGCACACCAGGACTGTGTAATTAAAGTGGACGTTTCAAGATCCAGTTTTTACACAAAACTATTTTAGACATAACTGTGTCGTATTGTGGGGATTTCTCTTCACAATTAAATTGATATAGTGCTGTTTATATCATTCTTCTTTATGTAACAGCACAGTGCAGCACAGCAGAGGGAAAGGAGTTGTGCAGCATAGTGGGTGGCTATACAGGAGGAGCAATAGAAGTAGCCAGTGAAGAATGTCATCAGGGAAAGCATCAGGCAGCGAATGACAAAGGAAAAGTTCCTAAGGGAGAGAACATCTGCAGCAAATCGACAAGTAACAGTGAGATAGGAAGACTGACAGTCAGAGATGAAGGTACACAGactgaagacaaagaaaaagaaacagaagtaTACGGCACAAGTCTGAGTACAGataatgctgctgctgatgatgtTGACAGGATCGATGCAGATACAGAATTCCAAACTGATTCAGAAGGAACTAGTACAGTTTACAGAGTGCATGGTCGCTTATCTGTACCAagctcaaaaaagaaaacctacacAATAACAGAAGACGAGATCAAGCGCAGAATCAACGCAGAGAACATGTCAGTTCATGTTTTCAGAGGTTTGATTGGGGTAGGTATACATTTCGTGATTTTGATGTCACCTGAAATAAATCCGGGTTACTCGTATCAATGAAGTGACAATGTGGCTGGAAATTGTGCATTTGCTGCAACATATACACAATTATACCATGTAAACAAAAGCATTTAActttgtgcgcgtgtgtgtgtctctctctgctcttttggtgtttgcactttttcttttttagggccGTAAAGCCAAACTGCCCGCAATGATTCTTGACAGGCCTAAGAAGGCCAAAACTAAAGTAACAGTGTTTAGTGTTCTGAGTGAAGAGGAGGCTGGGGAGCTAGCCCTCGGGTTTGCCGGAAGATTGGCCTGCGATGTCACAACAGACATGGTCTGTAAAGGCATCGACCATTCAAGTGCTGATATGACAAAGTAAGTTAGTAAAACAATATGAAAGTTGTATCTTTTTTGGTATTATTTGTCATTTCCCCGTATTTGGGTTATTGGTGTAACATTGTTAATCTTACTTTCTAATAACAGACAGACTCTTCTCAAAATCCAACACAACCTTAAACATGAGCTGACTGATTCCTCAACCTTCAGTTTGCTGACACACACCTTTGGCCCCGCTGCACTGGATTCTGTCATTTCATTCCTGTGTGAAAAACTTGATCTTGTCTCTTAAATAATGAAACCTTTTGtgacttttgtttgttctgtaaaTCAGAATCTTGAAAATTGTTCATTGTTGTTCTAAGTTTGTGTTAACTATTTGGCAAAAATGATTGGTTCCTAATCCAAACAGCATAATGACTGTTCTAACACATATCTTAAAAAtgctacaaagaaagaaaattatcaCATATGTTTCAATATGAATGTAATTGTGTCACACTCGGTTTGTAGTagctttcctgttttattttgagttttggtatgtttacactgttatttttatttcccgTGTGTTCGTCTTCCCTTATTAgttttactgtatttaattAGTCTGATTTAATAACTTATAATTATTTACTTTCCAGTGTGTATATATGCTCCTCGTTTggattattgtttgtttgagttCTGCCTGTCTTTTCTATTAAAGATTTGGACTTTTGGACTATTAGTGGACCTCGTAGGTTTTTATTCTGTTCAATTGGTAATTGACTGGGTTTAATTTAGTGGCCTGGAAAACAGGCCGGAGGGGTCTGGTCATTTTAACCCCCTAAGACCCGAAatcttccatggcatgcatttttaatttctctttgatatttgggccgATTGgaacccgatgaatgtaaaaagaaagaattaccaggttttgtttttttttacctaatttttgtttctgagaaaaatgagagccacatatgaggacattaatttgaaatttcgatagaacagttgcagtataatgtcctcataacTGTATATCAGGCACTTGTTGATCaagatttagtattttggtctaaataacccaaaatgtgatgtccacatgtgTGGACGCCAGGCTGGAGTAAAGTGTTAGAGCTATTTATACCTATGTAAACTTTTATACACTGGTTTTTACCTGTCTTGTTTCAGAAAGGTTTAAAAGGGTAATGTCCACAGTTTATTTGTTTGAATTCaacatattttattaaagtaattgagcttgaacacagaaaaaactgaatcaaataatcataaaatcaaatcacttgCACTATACTGAAGTCTAATCTACTCTGAGCTAATGCCGGTTTCCAACACTAATGATCgggtgaaggagagagatgagggTGTGCACGGCCACTGGTGCTCTTATCCCTGTTCTTTGTGATACAATCCAACAGGAAAGCAGTCAAACCCTTGGACATTAGCCAAGTTAACGTtcacaaatatatacacacagaggaACTCTGAGCCCCAATGTCAGCATTAGCACAAACATGCCACTTCATACCAAATCTCAGTGTGAGGTCAGGTGTTAGTCTCATTCCATTATTCTGGCTATATTTTCTTACTCATTACTATTAAACTTATACTTAAGACTAACTATTAACAAAATCACACCCCAATAACTCTGTTATTACACTTTGTATTTAATCATAAAAAGGCTGGATGTTGAAACCTTTTACTTCTATTTTGTATGAGCCAGGATTCTCAACAGCT is part of the Maylandia zebra isolate NMK-2024a linkage group LG3, Mzebra_GT3a, whole genome shotgun sequence genome and encodes:
- the LOC106676412 gene encoding uncharacterized protein LOC106676412 isoform X1, which encodes MRGEEEKKELQPDKAPRRLKWMMVAACKKKMISVDYSICFLTDYLVGVAGPNSIGISSLKSLFDQTNISDEVIDGLIYLQCENFPHIYPIPSQITGKILDGSTRAQSAYFLKKNIFQMYEKLIGACLENGSHWTLFFCDIPKRTIVYMNSFGESEVRKSAVLKNWSSFASARGCAGEWTLSHVSHPHQQDGNSCGVHVIMFAQSLIDGKTQVEEYNTEITKLRSRLCHYLFSSIDRTRKCSQCWCVIAAKDRVQCQKCGAYKHMRCSKSVCGICIFCETQCSTAEGKELCSIVGGYTGGAIEVASEECHQGKHQAANDKGKVPKGENICSKSTSNSEIGRLTVRDEGTQTEDKEKETEVYGTSLSTDNAAADDVDRIDADTEFQTDSEGTSTVYRVHGRLSVPSSKKKTYTITEDEIKRRINAENMSVHVFRGLIGGRKAKLPAMILDRPKKAKTKVTVFSVLSEEEAGELALGFAGRLACDVTTDMVCKGIDHSSADMTKQTLLKIQHNLKHELTDSSTFSLLTHTFGPAALDSVISFLCEKLDLVS
- the LOC106676412 gene encoding uncharacterized protein LOC106676412 isoform X3, translated to MLCSYTLTETVTPSQCQVIDGLIYLQCENFPHIYPIPSQITGKILDGSTRAQSAYFLKKNIFQMYEKLIGACLENGSHWTLFFCDIPKRTIVYMNSFGESEVRKSAVLKNWSSFASARGCAGEWTLSHVSHPHQQDGNSCGVHVIMFAQSLIDGKTQVEEYNTEITKLRSRLCHYLFSSIDRTRKCSQCWCVIAAKDRVQCQKCGAYKHMRCSKSVCGICIFCETQCSTAEGKELCSIVGGYTGGAIEVASEECHQGKHQAANDKGKVPKGENICSKSTSNSEIGRLTVRDEGTQTEDKEKETEVYGTSLSTDNAAADDVDRIDADTEFQTDSEGTSTVYRVHGRLSVPSSKKKTYTITEDEIKRRINAENMSVHVFRGLIGGRKAKLPAMILDRPKKAKTKVTVFSVLSEEEAGELALGFAGRLACDVTTDMVCKGIDHSSADMTKQTLLKIQHNLKHELTDSSTFSLLTHTFGPAALDSVISFLCEKLDLVS
- the LOC106676412 gene encoding uncharacterized protein LOC106676412 isoform X2, which gives rise to MFLHPYRNCDSFTMSDYLVGVAGPNSIGISSLKSLFDQTNISDEVIDGLIYLQCENFPHIYPIPSQITGKILDGSTRAQSAYFLKKNIFQMYEKLIGACLENGSHWTLFFCDIPKRTIVYMNSFGESEVRKSAVLKNWSSFASARGCAGEWTLSHVSHPHQQDGNSCGVHVIMFAQSLIDGKTQVEEYNTEITKLRSRLCHYLFSSIDRTRKCSQCWCVIAAKDRVQCQKCGAYKHMRCSKSVCGICIFCETQCSTAEGKELCSIVGGYTGGAIEVASEECHQGKHQAANDKGKVPKGENICSKSTSNSEIGRLTVRDEGTQTEDKEKETEVYGTSLSTDNAAADDVDRIDADTEFQTDSEGTSTVYRVHGRLSVPSSKKKTYTITEDEIKRRINAENMSVHVFRGLIGGRKAKLPAMILDRPKKAKTKVTVFSVLSEEEAGELALGFAGRLACDVTTDMVCKGIDHSSADMTKQTLLKIQHNLKHELTDSSTFSLLTHTFGPAALDSVISFLCEKLDLVS
- the LOC106676412 gene encoding uncharacterized protein LOC106676412 isoform X4; the encoded protein is MRGEEEKKELQPDKAPRRLKWMMVAACKKKMISVDYSICFLTDYLVGVAGPNSIGISSLKSLFDQTNISDEVIDGLIYLQCENFPHIYPIPSQITGKILDGSTRAQSAYFLKKNIFQMYEKLIGACLENGSHWTLFFAQSLIDGKTQVEEYNTEITKLRSRLCHYLFSSIDRTRKCSQCWCVIAAKDRVQCQKCGAYKHMRCSKSVCGICIFCETQCSTAEGKELCSIVGGYTGGAIEVASEECHQGKHQAANDKGKVPKGENICSKSTSNSEIGRLTVRDEGTQTEDKEKETEVYGTSLSTDNAAADDVDRIDADTEFQTDSEGTSTVYRVHGRLSVPSSKKKTYTITEDEIKRRINAENMSVHVFRGLIGGRKAKLPAMILDRPKKAKTKVTVFSVLSEEEAGELALGFAGRLACDVTTDMVCKGIDHSSADMTKQTLLKIQHNLKHELTDSSTFSLLTHTFGPAALDSVISFLCEKLDLVS